Proteins encoded within one genomic window of Triticum aestivum cultivar Chinese Spring chromosome 2D, IWGSC CS RefSeq v2.1, whole genome shotgun sequence:
- the LOC123051426 gene encoding sex determination protein tasselseed-2-like yields MTALDFMPAEKAPQAGTVAIDNNAAGAAVPVQQQHRRLEGKVAIVTGGARGIGEAIVRAFVRHGARVVIADIDDAAGEALAAALGGACCSYVHCDVSVEADVERAVGCCVARHGRLDVLCNNAGVLGRQAPPAGNGARSGGIASLDAAEFDRVLRVNTLGAALGMKHAARAMLQRRGGGGSGGTIVSVASVAGVLGGMGPHAYTASKHALVGLTKNAACELGEHGIRVNCVSPFGVATPMLVNAWRHGEDDQGGAPAPVRAEEVEKAEEMVRGLATLKGPTLRAGDIAEAALFLASDESGYISGHNLVVDGGVTTSRNVIGL; encoded by the coding sequence ATGACCGCTCTCGACTTCATGCCCGCCGAGAAGGCCCCCCAAGCCGGCACCGTCGCCATCGATAACAATGCCGCCGGTGCCGCCGTGCCGGTGCAGCAGCAGCACAGGAGACTGGAGGGGAAGGTGGCCATCGTCACGGGCGGGGCGCGCGGGATCGGGGAGGCGATCGTGCGCGCGTTCGTCCGGCACGGCGCGCGCGTGGTGATCGCCGACATCGACGACGCGGCCGGGGAGGCGCTGGCGGCCGCGCTGGGCGGCGCCTGCTGCAGCTACGTGCACTGCGACGTGTCGGTGGAGGCCGACGTGGAGCGCGCCGTCGGGTGCTGCGTGGCGCGGCACGGACGGCTGGACGTCCTCTGCAACAACGCTGGCGTGCTGGGACGGCAGGCGCCCCCGGCGGGCAACGGCGCCAGGAGCGGCGGCATCGCGTCCCTGGACGCCGCCGAGTTCGACCGCGTGCTGCGCGTGAACACGCTCGGCGCGGCCCTCGGCATGAAGCACGCGGCTCGGGCCATGCTCCagcgtcgcggcggcggcggcagcggtgggaccATCGTGTCGGTGGCGAGCGTGGCCGGCGTGCTCGGTGGGATGGGCCCGCACGCGTACACGGCGTCGAAGCACGCGCTGGTGGGGCTGACCAAGAACGCGGCCTGCGAGCTCGGGGAGCACGGTATCCGCGTGAACTGCGTGTCCCCCTTCGGCGTGGCGACGCCAATGCTGGTCAACGCGTGGCGCCATGGCGAGGACGACCAAGGGGGCGCGCCGGCGCCGGTGAGAGCGGAggaggtggagaaggcggaggagaTGGTGCGAGGCTTGGCGACGCTCAAGGGCCCGACGCTGAGGGCGGGGGACATCGCGGAGGCGGCGCTGTTCCTGGCCAGCGACGAGTCGGGGTACATCTCCGGGCACAacctcgtcgtcgacggcggcGTCACCACCTCCAGGAACGTCATCGGCCTGTGA